One segment of Synechocystis sp. PCC 7509 DNA contains the following:
- a CDS encoding SAVED domain-containing protein, producing the protein MARAIAARIQGDDYQARWFWVQVCRLFAERTRVVRVAYEESNVKSFDDVVTYFGNNASEDEDNLLQAEYYQVKFHVTSAGSITWQGLMDPSFINATSVSILQRLKNAQEQYAPSGTEAHIILYSPWQIHPEDLLAQVHSQTDGRLDWYRLAKGGEKSQLGKLRSAWRKHLGIETDEQLRVVLCPLRIHQGPTLNELGNKLNDKLYRAGLKPVDEGCQCHPYDDLARKFIQTGRTQFTRSEIEVICKREKLWMGYSIPEPDTYRVGIRSFLQWAENLEDETDVMLDLLHWFNGRYIKSPELWQKQIYPEIKSFLSTNLRPNQRCLIHFHTHASIVFAAGYCLNSKSGVDVAVVQSTTSGREIWRLSAKPKHEYYPTWHFAEKLISDEGVDIALTISATHDVLSDVEDYITQSKLIFHRIISCSLCAGASQQAVLNADHAKLLATHLSNHLKSARTTAERKAKLHIFAAAPNALVFSVGQLAQSFGSCVFYEYDFDRSNPGEYQPTLSFPFPILHEH; encoded by the coding sequence ATGGCAAGAGCGATTGCCGCTCGTATACAAGGTGATGATTATCAAGCTCGGTGGTTTTGGGTTCAGGTCTGTCGCCTGTTTGCCGAACGAACAAGAGTAGTACGCGTAGCATATGAAGAAAGCAACGTAAAATCCTTTGATGATGTCGTTACCTATTTCGGCAATAATGCGTCTGAGGATGAAGATAACTTGCTTCAAGCTGAATACTACCAAGTAAAGTTCCACGTTACATCAGCAGGATCTATTACCTGGCAAGGGCTGATGGACCCTAGCTTTATTAATGCAACATCAGTTTCTATACTTCAGCGCCTTAAGAATGCCCAAGAGCAATACGCTCCTAGTGGAACTGAGGCTCATATTATCCTTTATTCTCCTTGGCAAATCCATCCTGAAGACCTTTTGGCACAAGTCCATTCTCAAACAGATGGCAGGCTAGATTGGTATAGGTTAGCTAAAGGTGGCGAAAAATCGCAATTAGGCAAGCTTCGTAGCGCTTGGCGAAAACATTTAGGGATCGAAACAGACGAACAGCTTCGAGTAGTTCTTTGTCCTTTACGCATCCACCAAGGTCCAACTCTAAATGAGTTGGGTAATAAGCTAAACGATAAACTATATCGAGCTGGACTTAAACCTGTTGACGAGGGATGTCAGTGCCATCCCTACGATGACTTAGCACGCAAGTTTATTCAAACTGGAAGAACCCAATTTACACGCTCAGAGATAGAGGTGATTTGTAAACGGGAGAAGCTTTGGATGGGGTACTCTATTCCTGAACCAGATACTTACCGTGTAGGTATTCGTAGTTTCCTCCAGTGGGCAGAAAACTTGGAAGACGAAACTGATGTCATGCTTGACTTACTGCATTGGTTTAACGGACGATATATTAAGTCTCCTGAACTCTGGCAGAAGCAAATATATCCAGAAATAAAGAGCTTTTTATCTACAAATTTACGTCCTAATCAACGCTGCCTTATCCATTTTCATACCCATGCGTCGATTGTCTTCGCAGCAGGTTATTGCCTTAACTCTAAATCTGGGGTTGACGTAGCAGTTGTTCAATCTACTACTTCCGGACGAGAAATCTGGAGATTATCTGCAAAACCCAAGCATGAGTATTACCCAACTTGGCATTTTGCTGAGAAGCTAATTTCGGACGAAGGCGTAGATATAGCTCTAACTATATCTGCGACCCATGATGTTCTATCAGATGTCGAAGACTACATCACTCAATCAAAGCTCATATTTCACCGCATTATTTCCTGCTCACTTTGTGCTGGAGCTAGCCAACAGGCTGTACTAAATGCCGATCATGCCAAACTACTTGCTACCCATCTGTCAAACCACCTTAAAAGCGCTCGTACTACTGCCGAACGTAAAGCGAAGCTACACATTTTTGCTGCTGCTCCTAATGCATTAGTCTTTTCGGTCGGTCAACTTGCTCAAAGCTTCGGCTCGTGCGTCTTCTACGAATACGACTTTGACAGAAGTAATCCTGGTGAGTATCAACCCACTTTGAGTTTTCCGTTTCCAATTTTACACGAACATTAA
- a CDS encoding ThiF family adenylyltransferase, whose protein sequence is MRAKKTPSEALLVARRSLEGMSSVLLLQDWTWSEQVKEWVLHCRLSLDISKEGLVPISTDWYVLVTPQYPWGDIKFYPAKQKGLTQTFPHQNFNSYGDEQLPWRDGKLCLITDIGAVGRQRYDIEPYDVNTRLYWHFQRAVNWLIAASEDNLAAPYEHFELPHFPLTSLTTVTFSEGDESFVQWENISARAGLVELVPFSRTTNLFFVKSFQSMDGRELLTPTWGKGMTDASAAPIRGIWLRLKNIPIVSPWQAPSTWKELRVACRSQGIDLDDLLKPALKTIRDKKKHIVLIGFPIPSLVNGLSQQIHWQALLLPVLSQGTKTAKGFRTNEEGYWRRDYTNTFCGKNILSWIVSENWHVEQITTRGKLPKALTAQKILLLGAGAVGSSIAELLCRGNVHDITIVDPDILEVGNLTRNSLDLQTIKMSKAYGMAYRLNLISPHAAVEAISAAFPVVKEAEELQIQKCNIVVDCTGSDAVLHNLESFPWSNDKIFFSISIGLGGKRLFCFSAYGSSFPHTSFRNMINPWLGKELQEYDDQELPREGIGCWHPVFPARADDIWMMASTAVKHIESLLKSPIKSPDLAVFEQVYENSSFVGIHQVYTEVGNG, encoded by the coding sequence GTGCGCGCTAAAAAAACACCTTCAGAAGCACTGCTTGTTGCTCGTAGATCGTTAGAGGGTATGTCATCGGTTTTACTTCTACAAGACTGGACATGGAGTGAACAAGTAAAAGAATGGGTACTTCACTGTAGGCTATCTCTGGATATCTCAAAAGAAGGGTTAGTACCTATATCAACAGATTGGTACGTTCTTGTTACTCCACAGTATCCTTGGGGAGACATTAAATTTTACCCAGCTAAACAAAAAGGACTGACTCAGACTTTTCCTCACCAAAACTTTAACAGCTATGGCGATGAGCAACTACCTTGGCGCGATGGTAAATTATGTTTGATTACTGATATTGGGGCTGTGGGTCGTCAAAGATATGACATTGAGCCTTACGATGTAAATACGAGGCTGTACTGGCATTTCCAGCGCGCAGTTAACTGGTTAATTGCAGCCTCAGAAGATAACCTTGCTGCTCCCTATGAACACTTTGAGCTTCCTCATTTTCCCTTAACTTCTCTGACTACAGTTACTTTTTCTGAAGGAGATGAATCGTTTGTCCAGTGGGAAAATATTTCCGCTCGAGCAGGTCTAGTTGAGCTAGTACCATTTAGTAGAACAACCAATCTGTTTTTCGTCAAATCCTTTCAATCAATGGATGGTAGAGAGTTACTCACCCCGACTTGGGGAAAAGGAATGACTGATGCAAGCGCTGCACCAATAAGGGGAATATGGTTACGATTGAAAAATATCCCTATTGTTTCACCATGGCAAGCTCCATCAACTTGGAAAGAATTACGGGTAGCTTGTCGCAGCCAAGGAATAGATCTGGACGATTTATTAAAACCAGCACTAAAGACTATAAGGGATAAAAAAAAGCATATTGTTCTTATCGGCTTCCCTATCCCCAGTCTAGTAAATGGACTATCCCAGCAAATTCATTGGCAAGCATTGTTATTGCCTGTTTTATCTCAGGGGACGAAGACAGCTAAGGGATTTAGAACTAATGAGGAGGGTTATTGGCGGCGAGACTATACGAATACTTTTTGTGGAAAAAATATCTTATCATGGATAGTATCAGAAAACTGGCACGTTGAGCAAATCACTACTCGTGGCAAGCTTCCCAAAGCCTTAACTGCCCAAAAAATTTTATTACTGGGAGCTGGTGCAGTTGGTTCATCTATAGCTGAACTTTTATGTCGAGGCAATGTACACGATATTACCATCGTTGATCCAGATATATTAGAAGTAGGTAACCTTACCCGCAATTCCCTAGATCTACAGACAATCAAAATGTCCAAAGCCTATGGAATGGCTTATCGACTCAATCTTATCTCTCCCCATGCTGCTGTTGAAGCCATTTCTGCGGCTTTTCCGGTTGTTAAAGAAGCAGAAGAATTGCAAATTCAAAAGTGCAACATTGTTGTTGACTGTACGGGAAGTGATGCTGTGCTGCACAACCTGGAAAGTTTTCCTTGGAGCAACGACAAAATTTTCTTCTCTATTTCAATAGGATTAGGTGGCAAGCGTCTTTTTTGCTTTTCTGCCTACGGTAGTAGCTTTCCTCACACTAGCTTCCGCAACATGATAAATCCTTGGCTAGGTAAAGAACTCCAGGAATATGATGATCAGGAATTACCTAGAGAAGGTATTGGATGTTGGCATCCAGTTTTTCCAGCACGAGCTGATGATATATGGATGATGGCATCAACAGCAGTAAAGCATATAGAATCTTTGCTTAAATCGCCAATCAAATCTCCTGATTTAGCTGTTTTTGAGCAAGTTTATGAAAACAGTAGTTTTGTAGGCATTCATCAAGTGTATACTGAGGTAGGAAATGGCTGA
- a CDS encoding restriction endonuclease, producing the protein MLLMCCREQGWKIERNFCYTGDGSLDGRVIIAGRLYLIQAKRYRGYINPKHIRDFYQVIQGEEAHGGFFIHTGKTGELAKELLRDYQISLLSGQRLVNFVLGQSLKII; encoded by the coding sequence TTGCTATTAATGTGCTGTCGGGAACAAGGATGGAAAATCGAGCGTAACTTTTGCTATACGGGTGACGGTAGTTTAGATGGGCGAGTGATAATCGCTGGAAGGCTTTATCTAATTCAAGCAAAGCGTTATCGCGGTTATATTAACCCTAAGCATATCCGTGACTTTTACCAAGTTATCCAGGGGGAGGAAGCGCATGGAGGATTCTTTATCCATACGGGTAAAACTGGAGAATTAGCAAAGGAATTGCTGCGGGATTATCAGATAAGTTTACTCAGTGGTCAACGGTTGGTTAATTTTGTCTTGGGGCAGTCGCTGAAAATTATATAA
- a CDS encoding SMODS domain-containing nucleotidyltransferase: protein MELPSYFIDFLSNIRPTDNQVDDYIRGHRTLSKNLLADPLLAPIIVAIILQGSYRRATAVKPKSGKRADVDVIVVTKLNQQDYLNPESAFNPFIPFLNKYYQDKFELQGRSVGITLSYVDLDLVITSAPSESEIGILKSDSVISQDTPENVNDWRLVPSWISLESRSTMPTQLMQSRLNNAKKEAEWKLSPLYIPDRDAKVWVPTHPLAQIQWTWDKNRLCNGHYINVVKALKWWRRVNHLTPKYPKGYPVEHLIGQCCPDGICSVAEGVTKTLEKIASSYKVYAASKTAPDLRDHSVPTHNVFKRVSGEDFAEFHNQVCTAAKVARDAIDADTVYESAENWRILFGQEFPKAPNDNSGRTLGPNPGGFTQRSNISILGGGRFA, encoded by the coding sequence ATGGAACTGCCTAGCTATTTTATCGACTTTCTGTCCAACATTCGTCCTACTGACAATCAAGTTGATGACTACATTCGCGGTCACAGAACCTTAAGCAAAAATCTTTTGGCAGATCCACTGCTTGCACCTATTATTGTGGCGATTATTCTCCAAGGAAGTTATCGCCGCGCTACAGCTGTGAAACCAAAATCAGGTAAACGAGCTGATGTCGATGTCATTGTAGTAACAAAGCTTAACCAACAAGACTATCTGAATCCAGAAAGCGCGTTCAACCCATTTATTCCCTTCCTCAACAAATATTATCAAGACAAGTTCGAATTACAGGGTCGCTCTGTTGGAATTACGCTATCCTACGTAGATCTTGACTTAGTAATTACTTCAGCACCATCAGAAAGTGAAATTGGCATACTTAAATCTGACAGTGTCATTTCCCAGGATACTCCTGAAAATGTTAACGATTGGCGCTTAGTGCCATCGTGGATATCTTTAGAAAGTCGATCGACCATGCCTACTCAGTTGATGCAGTCTCGATTGAATAATGCAAAGAAAGAAGCTGAATGGAAACTTTCACCACTCTATATTCCAGACCGAGATGCTAAAGTTTGGGTTCCTACACACCCCTTAGCCCAAATCCAATGGACATGGGACAAAAATCGCTTGTGTAATGGACATTATATAAATGTCGTGAAAGCCCTCAAGTGGTGGCGGAGAGTAAACCATCTGACACCAAAATACCCAAAAGGATATCCTGTTGAGCATCTAATCGGGCAGTGTTGTCCTGATGGAATTTGCTCAGTAGCAGAGGGTGTAACGAAAACCTTAGAGAAAATTGCAAGTAGCTATAAGGTGTATGCCGCATCAAAGACTGCACCAGACCTGCGAGATCATAGCGTACCTACACATAATGTATTCAAACGGGTATCAGGGGAAGACTTTGCAGAATTCCACAACCAGGTATGCACTGCTGCGAAGGTAGCTCGCGACGCAATTGATGCGGATACTGTGTATGAGAGCGCTGAGAATTGGCGCATACTCTTCGGTCAGGAATTTCCAAAAGCACCAAATGATAATAGTGGTCGTACCCTTGGTCCAAATCCTGGCGGATTTACTCAACGGAGTAATATATCTATCCTTGGTGGAGGAAGGTTTGCATAG
- a CDS encoding Mov34/MPN/PAD-1 family protein has protein sequence MADLEFWSLDKKFGISIAEKRLSQLLKMCVHSGTNETGGILVGFYTELHTCAVVTAISSPPSDSSSGSNWFNRGTQGLEGWLHRLWHRDKHYYLGEWHFHPYASPKASQIDIEQMNQIASSPLYQCPEPLLLIIGGSSVNEWNAKAYVFLQNTKFIELVR, from the coding sequence ATGGCTGACCTAGAGTTTTGGTCGTTGGATAAAAAATTTGGAATTAGCATCGCTGAGAAAAGACTATCCCAACTTTTAAAAATGTGTGTCCATTCTGGCACTAATGAAACTGGGGGTATTCTTGTGGGTTTCTATACGGAGTTGCACACCTGTGCTGTGGTAACAGCCATATCTAGCCCTCCCTCAGATTCCTCTAGCGGTAGCAACTGGTTTAATAGAGGGACACAAGGTCTCGAAGGATGGCTGCATCGGCTCTGGCATCGTGATAAGCACTATTATTTAGGTGAATGGCACTTTCATCCATATGCATCCCCTAAAGCCAGCCAGATAGACATTGAGCAAATGAATCAGATTGCTTCATCGCCTCTTTATCAATGCCCGGAGCCACTACTCTTGATTATCGGTGGTAGTTCGGTAAACGAGTGGAATGCAAAAGCTTATGTATTTCTGCAAAACACAAAATTTATAGAGTTAGTAAGATAA